From Candidatus Bathyarchaeota archaeon, the proteins below share one genomic window:
- a CDS encoding carbon-nitrogen hydrolase family protein, which yields MDKCNLTLAAIQMNCAPFDKDANIERAIDLIETAVDKGANLMVLPELFTMGFYIFKDRNPNFFEMAETIPGPTTKAIGDIAKKYHVYIVAPIFEKQTSGKFYNTAPLIGPDGLIIGKYRKTHVPPRPEEKFYFSPGSDYSVYQTEIGKIGTLICYDREFPEPFRVLSLKGAEIVVVPSVIFPRDKAQYPDRWVMVNRARAYDSGVFGVFVNRGGKESGKEYFGNSMIVNPNGKVLAQAGFEECVITATIDLEDDKNWRRRRVYVKERRPEMYAKIVELKSNQDI from the coding sequence ATGGATAAATGTAATCTTACACTAGCTGCAATTCAGATGAACTGCGCTCCGTTTGATAAAGATGCAAATATCGAAAGGGCAATTGATCTAATCGAGACAGCGGTAGATAAAGGGGCGAACCTCATGGTGCTGCCTGAACTATTTACCATGGGGTTCTACATCTTTAAGGATCGAAACCCTAATTTCTTTGAGATGGCTGAGACCATCCCCGGGCCCACCACTAAGGCCATTGGGGACATCGCAAAGAAATACCATGTATACATTGTTGCCCCCATTTTTGAGAAACAGACATCAGGAAAATTTTACAACACGGCTCCTCTTATTGGTCCCGATGGGTTAATAATTGGGAAATATCGAAAAACGCATGTCCCTCCTAGACCTGAGGAGAAATTCTACTTCTCTCCTGGATCAGACTACAGCGTCTACCAGACAGAAATTGGGAAGATAGGGACACTAATCTGCTATGACCGAGAGTTTCCGGAGCCATTTAGGGTCCTATCTCTCAAAGGGGCAGAGATAGTAGTGGTCCCCTCAGTGATCTTCCCGAGGGATAAGGCCCAATATCCCGATAGATGGGTTATGGTGAACAGGGCTAGGGCGTATGACAGTGGAGTTTTTGGTGTCTTCGTAAATAGAGGGGGTAAGGAGAGCGGAAAAGAGTATTTTGGGAACAGCATGATTGTGAACCCTAATGGAAAGGTGCTGGCTCAAGCTGGATTCGAGGAATGCGTAATAACCGCCACAATCGACTTGGAGGACGACAAAAATTGGAGGAGACGCAGAGTCTACGTCAAGGAGCGAAGACCAGAGATGTACGCTAAAATAGTAGAACTGAAATCTAATCAGGATATCTAA
- a CDS encoding FAD-dependent oxidoreductase, translating into MKRIGIIGAGIIGTALAYHLTKCDDVDVIVFEKNQIGSGTTAKSAGTLCLIDDSLPYEFFKQRVTCLNTYKKMNDDTHGESEFIKSGTLVVSPTKAEMKRAKLHVEASQLAGFNAKFIEDPEGLVKYLPDLNSEGLLGGAWTPDDGYNNPTAASLIYARWAREQGAKFITHANVNGIQTKDGVVTGIQSSKGDYEFDTVVCAAGPWSNKVGALAGIDLPLVHTKAEVFILKTTEPLDYEFPILKYPNWYARSEGRAVFVCKSHMAMDYGKAIETGIWDPDELSLSGGTEEYFFDFLTDRLAESVPKLLDAELVNDWLGYRSVTLDKLPIVGESDVEGFLIATGMSGNGVILAPDTGRILTNYIMNDEWDPLLDSFNPSRFKKPVSKEIKK; encoded by the coding sequence TTGAAACGGATCGGTATTATTGGTGCTGGGATCATCGGTACTGCCCTCGCCTATCATCTCACGAAATGTGATGATGTTGATGTTATTGTCTTCGAAAAGAACCAGATTGGCTCGGGTACAACAGCAAAATCCGCTGGGACTTTATGCCTTATCGATGACTCACTGCCCTATGAGTTCTTCAAGCAGAGAGTCACATGCCTAAATACATATAAGAAAATGAATGATGACACCCACGGGGAAAGCGAGTTTATTAAATCGGGGACACTCGTAGTAAGCCCTACTAAGGCAGAAATGAAAAGGGCGAAGCTGCACGTTGAGGCGAGTCAGCTAGCTGGATTCAACGCCAAGTTTATCGAGGATCCAGAGGGACTCGTAAAATATCTCCCAGACTTGAACTCTGAGGGACTACTCGGTGGAGCTTGGACTCCAGATGATGGTTACAATAACCCAACGGCTGCCTCACTTATCTATGCACGATGGGCAAGGGAGCAAGGAGCTAAATTCATCACGCACGCAAATGTGAATGGGATACAGACAAAAGACGGTGTGGTAACTGGGATACAGTCTTCGAAAGGAGATTACGAATTTGATACCGTGGTCTGTGCGGCTGGACCTTGGTCCAATAAGGTAGGTGCACTGGCGGGTATAGATCTACCTTTGGTTCATACCAAGGCAGAAGTGTTTATCTTAAAGACCACTGAGCCACTAGACTACGAGTTCCCAATACTCAAATATCCTAATTGGTATGCACGGTCAGAGGGTCGAGCAGTTTTTGTCTGCAAAAGCCATATGGCTATGGACTATGGGAAAGCCATTGAGACTGGGATCTGGGATCCTGATGAACTATCCCTCAGTGGGGGTACAGAGGAATACTTTTTCGACTTCCTCACAGACCGATTAGCAGAGAGTGTACCTAAACTTCTTGATGCTGAACTCGTGAACGACTGGCTGGGCTATAGATCGGTGACTCTTGACAAACTCCCCATAGTCGGTGAATCAGATGTAGAAGGTTTCCTAATTGCTACGGGCATGAGTGGCAATGGCGTAATCTTGGCCCCTGATACAGGCAGGATTCTCACCAACTATATTATGAATGATGAGTGGGACCCATTGCTCGACAGTTTCAACCCGAGCAGATTCAAAAAGCCTGTTTCAAAGGAAATAAAAAAATGA
- a CDS encoding winged helix-turn-helix domain-containing protein — protein sequence MEKIMAEQNEKYILGKYYTPRYLVDLIISLCVDDNIEYVLDPSCGTGNFITRMYSWFRQNNNKLKNKNISDYIWGFDIDKKAIEVLTNKIRNMDDYPLITDCFPEISEEELKIRVSTSNKWENRIQWVRFVLIKKGEMNSPKWGIWGITDLGRKRVVQHTS from the coding sequence ATGGAAAAGATTATGGCTGAACAAAATGAGAAATATATTTTAGGTAAATATTATACGCCTAGGTATCTTGTTGATTTAATAATAAGTTTGTGTGTTGATGACAATATAGAATATGTTTTAGATCCTTCTTGTGGAACAGGAAATTTCATAACAAGAATGTATTCATGGTTTAGACAAAACAATAATAAGTTAAAAAATAAAAATATTAGTGATTATATATGGGGATTTGATATAGATAAAAAAGCCATAGAAGTATTAACAAATAAAATTAGAAACATGGATGATTATCCATTAATCACTGATTGTTTTCCCGAAATTTCAGAAGAAGAATTGAAAATAAGAGTATCCACTTCAAATAAATGGGAAAATAGAATTCAATGGGTAAGGTTTGTTTTAATCAAAAAGGGAGAAATGAACAGTCCGAAGTGGGGTATATGGGGTATTACCGATCTTGGAAGAAAACGAGTAGTCCAACATACTTCCTAG
- a CDS encoding amidohydrolase family protein, which translates to MVIIDAHCHLSPRRSKASSLVESMDPAGIDMACVFGNDNEFVAEAAKNFPDRFIPFVYFDPRYEEIGVETVEKYAIEYGWKGVKVGHQHAVARFMYPMMEKAEEHKMIVVIHSDHSIRNHPYVIGDIANSFPKVPTVILHMGGGTCFDSELLSTKIAQKNENIYLETCYSNPFAIKQAVETLGSERIMFGSDESNGGYGSRFEKPGQYQDLMLDAVRVIGLQKDQEEAVLGGTAAKLLGIDR; encoded by the coding sequence TTGGTAATCATTGATGCTCATTGCCATCTATCCCCGAGAAGGAGTAAAGCATCCTCATTGGTCGAGAGCATGGATCCTGCAGGAATAGACATGGCCTGTGTCTTCGGAAACGACAATGAGTTCGTGGCCGAAGCTGCAAAAAACTTCCCGGACAGATTTATCCCCTTCGTCTACTTTGATCCCAGGTATGAGGAGATCGGCGTGGAGACAGTGGAAAAATATGCAATAGAGTATGGCTGGAAAGGAGTCAAAGTTGGACATCAGCATGCGGTTGCCCGCTTCATGTATCCAATGATGGAAAAGGCGGAGGAGCATAAAATGATAGTGGTGATTCACTCGGACCACAGCATAAGGAACCACCCTTACGTCATTGGGGATATCGCGAATAGCTTCCCTAAAGTCCCAACTGTTATTCTTCACATGGGTGGGGGTACATGCTTCGACTCAGAGCTTTTGAGTACAAAAATAGCCCAGAAAAACGAAAATATTTACTTGGAAACCTGCTACTCCAATCCCTTCGCCATCAAACAGGCTGTGGAAACGCTGGGCTCTGAACGAATCATGTTTGGTTCAGATGAATCCAACGGGGGATACGGGAGCAGATTTGAAAAGCCAGGTCAGTACCAGGACCTAATGCTCGATGCTGTCAGGGTTATAGGACTCCAAAAAGATCAGGAAGAAGCAGTTCTCGGAGGCACAGCGGCTAAGCTTCTCGGGATTGACAGGTAA
- a CDS encoding amidohydrolase family protein, whose amino-acid sequence MIIDIHSHLGHHPLQDFKQGLEEILRDMETYGISRSFLLPFPSMKIKIVNDTVASSVKEHPEKLTGFSVLNPTADDALEEVERIVSLGLKGVMLDPEFHSVFRHQAKVEELMVPCMDNNLPVLFNTPNIEVGEGARMGREPYYNGLKNLAFKFPDVRFVVSPYWPRIKVLMIKYSNIFIDSGGRNGISGAVRLMTDIGPTRVCFGSESPQNHPGLGVKAIRTMKMPPVYRDLLLGRNAKRIFGDIF is encoded by the coding sequence ATGATAATTGATATCCACTCCCACCTAGGGCATCATCCGCTCCAGGACTTCAAGCAGGGACTAGAGGAGATCCTGAGAGACATGGAGACATATGGGATATCTAGAAGTTTCCTCCTCCCGTTTCCTTCTATGAAGATCAAAATTGTCAACGACACTGTGGCCTCCTCAGTGAAAGAACACCCTGAAAAACTAACTGGCTTCTCCGTTCTTAATCCGACGGCAGATGATGCCTTAGAGGAAGTTGAGAGAATTGTGAGTCTAGGATTAAAGGGGGTGATGCTAGATCCTGAGTTCCACAGCGTCTTCCGTCATCAGGCAAAGGTGGAAGAGCTCATGGTACCGTGTATGGACAATAATCTCCCAGTTCTATTCAATACACCAAACATCGAAGTGGGAGAAGGAGCAAGGATGGGCCGAGAGCCTTATTACAATGGACTTAAGAACCTTGCTTTCAAATTTCCCGATGTCAGGTTTGTAGTGAGTCCTTATTGGCCTCGGATAAAGGTACTAATGATAAAGTATTCCAACATATTCATCGATAGTGGAGGCAGGAATGGTATATCGGGGGCAGTCAGACTCATGACGGACATCGGACCCACCAGGGTCTGCTTTGGCTCTGAGTCACCCCAAAACCACCCAGGCCTTGGGGTTAAGGCTATCAGGACCATGAAGATGCCCCCAGTTTACAGAGACCTGTTGCTGGGTAGAAACGCGAAAAGAATCTTTGGAGACATTTTTTAA
- a CDS encoding M55 family metallopeptidase, producing MRIIINFDLEGVTGVVLETEQTGRSERFYEQSRVLSTGDINAVARGAVKAGVDEVYLIDSHAGWGQNLIFEKLEEEIRYLNGRSASRPVSVMSEVYQSCDAIFLVGLHPMRGTHRGVIEHTFLPPINVLRVNGVPMGEIGINAAIAGHFGVPIAFLSGCNKAVEESKAHFGDIETVEVKKGLGRTSAILLPPTISSKLLEESANRAVKRIKDFKPFEIKEPTTIEIEFQHTGMADAAEMTPFSKRVDGLTLKFEGPFLEAYKALQSMIRHASSQR from the coding sequence TTGCGGATAATCATAAATTTTGACTTAGAGGGAGTAACGGGAGTAGTATTAGAGACAGAGCAGACAGGGAGATCCGAGCGGTTCTACGAGCAGAGTAGAGTCCTCTCCACAGGCGATATTAATGCAGTCGCTCGGGGAGCCGTCAAGGCGGGGGTAGATGAGGTCTATCTTATTGACTCCCACGCGGGATGGGGTCAAAACCTGATTTTCGAAAAACTTGAAGAGGAAATCAGGTACCTGAATGGGAGATCTGCGAGTCGGCCCGTCTCTGTTATGTCTGAGGTCTATCAGAGCTGTGATGCAATATTTCTCGTTGGTTTGCATCCGATGAGAGGGACCCATCGGGGCGTCATAGAGCACACCTTCCTGCCGCCCATAAATGTCCTCCGGGTAAATGGGGTACCTATGGGGGAAATCGGCATAAACGCAGCAATTGCGGGACACTTTGGAGTCCCAATAGCCTTCCTTAGCGGGTGTAACAAAGCAGTAGAGGAGAGTAAAGCACATTTTGGGGACATTGAGACAGTGGAGGTCAAAAAAGGCCTAGGGCGGACATCCGCTATACTCTTACCCCCTACAATTTCATCTAAACTCCTAGAGGAAAGCGCAAATAGGGCTGTGAAGCGGATTAAGGATTTCAAACCATTCGAGATAAAGGAACCTACCACGATTGAGATAGAGTTCCAACATACAGGGATGGCAGACGCAGCAGAAATGACTCCCTTTTCAAAGAGGGTTGATGGACTGACCCTTAAATTTGAGGGTCCATTCCTAGAAGCATATAAAGCATTACAGTCAATGATAAGGCACGCCAGTTCTCAGAGATAA